A region of the Synergistaceae bacterium genome:
CAAGTCGAGCCAAATGCCCTCGCTGACCGTCTCCAGCGTCTTAGCGGAGTAGTCGGTGCGGTTCGTCCCGGCGGGCACACGGCGGGCTTTATCGAATTTATTGTCGGCGGAAAGGTAACGCACACCGTCGAACGTGAAAGATGCGTCCACGGCGATCTTTGAGTATGCGGTTACCTCCCGGTAGGTTTTCGTCGCATCAGGCGGGTTCCCTGTGGCCGGATCCAGCTTCAACAAACCCAGGCGGCGAAGCGTCTGCATGTTGCCGTCCTCGTCGCCCATGAGCGTGATGCGCTGCGCCTCCCCCGCTACGTCGGACGCGATGGTGAGATACCATGACTGATCGGTGTCTTGCTCCAGCGTGGCGTGCACCCACTGCTCTGGGGTCGTCAGCCCGTAGGCTTCTTGATATTTTTCGTTGATCTTATTGCGGATGGTTTCCAAAGAGTCCGTCTCCTGCACGTCGATGGTGATGACGGGATTGGGGTTGGCCATCCCCATCCGGACGGCCAGGTCGCCTTCGACGTCCGAGATCGAGATCAAATGGTTGTCGTTGGAGGCGACGGAGAACCACGTGGGCGGTGTCGCCGAGTTCTGCCCGACGGTGAATCCGGTGCTGTTCGAGGACAGGATGGCCGTTTGCCGAAGGAAATTCGTCATATCGGCGACCATCAAATGAGCGCCTGCGGTCAGGGTGGTTCTTTCTCCCGTGTCGCTCTCTATCACCCAGTGATCTGTATCCCAGCTCACGGTGACGTCGATTTGAGAGTCGTGGGCACCGAGACGGAACGTGTAGCTTTCGCCGTTCTCTCCCAAGCCGAGGATATCCCCCGCGCTCAAATCGGGGTTACTCGCGTTGTCGAAAGTCTTTGACGAGACCAGAGTCCCCTGGCTGCCCACCTGAATGCGGAAGGATGTAGAGAGTCCTAAGCCTTCGGTGGTGGTCGTGGGACGCGTGCGCATATGAACGAAGCCGGTCGTTATGCCTAAAAGATTCGCGGCGTCCTCCACGATGACGGAATTTACCTCCGAGGTGAGCGTGAGAGAGCCGTTCGAGTTGGAAGTGACTGAGATGTGGTTTTCTCCCGACGGAAAAAGATCATCAAAAACGTTTTCTATGTAATTGGTAAGTTCTTGCGTCGTAAGATCGCCAGAAGCCGAGGTTTGTGTTACCGAGGAAAGAGAAGTTGTAGTGCCGCCATCGTCGCTCACATTCGCGGATAGGTCCCATTTGGCGCCGTTCCATGTCAATGTGAACTCCGCGCTGTACTTGCCCGAAGCGACGGTAAAAGTGTGAGTGTCACCCGCGCTTCCCGCTGGTCGCGCAATCCCGCCGGCAAAGTTTTGGGACGTCAGCACTGTTTTCAGCGATCCGTCGGGGTTTAGGCACAGGGCGTCTTCGCCGCCCACGGTCCATTCTTTGCCGTTGGCGAGGCGATCCACCTTGAGCATATGGATGCCCTCCGGCCCCGTGGCCAGTGCCAGGGTGACACTGCAATCTTCAACAATGTCGAACTCGTTGTCCCGAACCTGCACGTCGTAATAAGTCTTTCCTTCCCATTGAAAGGCATGAGCCGCCAGCTCCCGCACCTTGTCTCCTTGGACCAGGGTTCGACCATTAAGGGTTATGAAAAACTCCCCCGTGACGCCGCCGCTTTGGTACGGTTCCTGAATATCCACACCCAGCATTTCGGTCAATTTATCCAGCAACAGATCGCGTTTATCCAGCAGATCGTTGGGGTTTTGCCCCGACGCCTGAAGTTGATAAATTTGTTTGTTCAGAGTCGCGACCTCGTGAAGGGCGGAATTAGCTTGATCCACCAAGGATTTGACCTCCGAGTTGACCGCGGAGGCGTATGCGTCGTAGCCCTTGACCACGGTATCCAACATCGTTCCCAAGGATTGGGCAGACTGAACCATGGACTCTCGGAGCGCCGTGCTCTCAGGATTTTTCTGAAGCTCTTCTAAAGACTTCCAGAAAGTGTCGAACCCTGCCCGGAGCCCGGAGCCTTGGGGCTCGGCGAT
Encoded here:
- the flgK gene encoding flagellar hook-associated protein FlgK; translated protein: MLNSFSGLEMGKRALNAFRQGIDTAGHNVSNVDTAGYSRQRVNLVTTDPFAAPSLSSPAITGQIGTGVKIDEIVRIRDEFLDLQYRSELSSLGYWDKVNSMYDMVQLYIAEPQGSGLRAGFDTFWKSLEELQKNPESTALRESMVQSAQSLGTMLDTVVKGYDAYASAVNSEVKSLVDQANSALHEVATLNKQIYQLQASGQNPNDLLDKRDLLLDKLTEMLGVDIQEPYQSGGVTGEFFITLNGRTLVQGDKVRELAAHAFQWEGKTYYDVQVRDNEFDIVEDCSVTLALATGPEGIHMLKVDRLANGKEWTVGGEDALCLNPDGSLKTVLTSQNFAGGIARPAGSAGDTHTFTVASGKYSAEFTLTWNGAKWDLSANVSDDGGTTTSLSSVTQTSASGDLTTQELTNYIENVFDDLFPSGENHISVTSNSNGSLTLTSEVNSVIVEDAANLLGITTGFVHMRTRPTTTTEGLGLSTSFRIQVGSQGTLVSSKTFDNASNPDLSAGDILGLGENGESYTFRLGAHDSQIDVTVSWDTDHWVIESDTGERTTLTAGAHLMVADMTNFLRQTAILSSNSTGFTVGQNSATPPTWFSVASNDNHLISISDVEGDLAVRMGMANPNPVITIDVQETDSLETIRNKINEKYQEAYGLTTPEQWVHATLEQDTDQSWYLTIASDVAGEAQRITLMGDEDGNMQTLRRLGLLKLDPATGNPPDATKTYREVTAYSKIAVDASFTFDGVRYLSADNKFDKARRVPAGTNRTDYSAKTLETVSEGIWLDLKGVGQTSITVRHHIEDGSIKALQEIRDGVLPQLKGELDEIAWALIKNFNAYQYSGYGIGGSLDTTGAAFFNALGFKSGSASLLDISEMVKNDVSVIGAAMGKLDENGKAIYGQSAGNGSGTNAARMASLHTSKLLNNNSASLGDFYEAYLSKIGSEAGRASLMYKSQKNLTEQIDKQRQSVMGVNIDEEMIDILKFNQAFNAMSRYVTTIDEMLDRIINNFGLVGR